One genomic segment of Deinococcus gobiensis I-0 includes these proteins:
- a CDS encoding sulfotransferase family protein, whose amino-acid sequence MTRPNFMIIGAAKAGTTSLYHYLQQHPQIYMTPTKETNYFALVGHPLDYAGPGDQDYITRFSVTTPEGYAAQFAGVQGERAIGEASPLYLYDAQTPQRLKAAVPDVRLIAVLREPVTRAYSAFSHLVRDGREPAASFAEALELEDERIAAGWEHIWHYTRMGRYTEQLRRYQALFAPEQLRVYLHDDLLRRPDWVMQDLLKFLDVDPSAMPDQSVRHNVSALGLPHLPPLLPEVQERLEALFAPEREALAELLGRDLRDWERQVLTAY is encoded by the coding sequence ATGACCCGACCCAACTTCATGATCATCGGTGCCGCCAAAGCCGGCACGACCTCGCTTTACCACTATCTCCAGCAGCATCCCCAGATCTACATGACCCCCACCAAGGAGACGAACTACTTCGCGCTGGTGGGACATCCCCTGGACTACGCGGGCCCAGGTGATCAGGACTACATCACCCGCTTCTCGGTTACGACCCCGGAAGGCTATGCGGCACAATTCGCCGGGGTGCAGGGGGAACGGGCCATCGGAGAGGCCTCGCCGCTCTACCTCTACGATGCCCAGACGCCGCAGCGTCTCAAAGCGGCCGTGCCAGACGTCCGCCTGATCGCGGTGCTGCGAGAACCAGTGACACGGGCCTACTCGGCGTTCTCACACCTGGTGCGCGACGGCCGTGAACCGGCCGCGAGCTTCGCGGAGGCCCTGGAGCTGGAAGACGAGCGGATTGCGGCGGGCTGGGAGCACATCTGGCACTACACCCGCATGGGCCGCTATACCGAGCAGCTGCGGCGGTATCAGGCCCTGTTCGCCCCGGAGCAGCTACGGGTCTATCTACATGACGACCTTCTCCGTCGCCCGGACTGGGTGATGCAGGACCTGCTGAAGTTCTTGGATGTCGATCCGTCCGCCATGCCGGACCAATCTGTGCGGCACAACGTCTCTGCGCTGGGATTACCGCACCTCCCGCCCCTCCTGCCGGAGGTGCAGGAGCGGCTAGAGGCCCTGTTTGCCCCTGAACGCGAGGCCCTGGCGGAACTGCTGGGCCGGGACCTCAGAGATTGGGAGCGGCAGGTCCTCACGGCGTACTGA
- a CDS encoding arsenate reductase ArsC, with the protein MLRVLILCTHNSARSQMAEALTREAARRAGLALDVHSAGTEATRVKDEAKTVLSEIGLSLDGHSSKTLWDVPNAQNFEYVITVCDSAAEACPVYPGQTQRLHYPFTDPSGGSLERWRAVRDQLAAQVDAFVQALRQGQPVPASYADSPAVPVA; encoded by the coding sequence GTGCTCCGTGTCCTGATCCTCTGCACCCACAACAGCGCCCGCTCCCAGATGGCCGAAGCCCTCACCCGCGAGGCCGCGCGCCGGGCGGGCCTCGCCCTCGACGTCCATTCCGCCGGCACGGAAGCCACGCGGGTCAAGGACGAGGCGAAGACTGTCCTGAGTGAGATTGGCCTGAGCCTGGACGGGCACAGCAGCAAAACCCTGTGGGACGTGCCCAACGCGCAGAACTTCGAGTACGTGATCACCGTCTGCGATTCTGCCGCCGAAGCCTGCCCCGTCTACCCTGGCCAGACCCAGCGGCTGCACTACCCCTTCACCGATCCCAGCGGGGGCAGCCTGGAACGCTGGCGAGCCGTGCGGGATCAACTCGCCGCGCAGGTGGACGCCTTCGTCCAGGCCCTCCGGCAGGGGCAGCCCGTCCCGGCCTCCTATGCCGACAGCCCTGCCGTCCCAGTGGCCTGA